One window from the genome of Onychomys torridus chromosome 20, mOncTor1.1, whole genome shotgun sequence encodes:
- the Dyrk2 gene encoding dual specificity tyrosine-phosphorylation-regulated kinase 2, with protein MLARKPSAAAPAAYPTGRGGDTAVRQLQASPGIGAGAPRSGVGTGPPSPIALPPLRASNAATAAHTIGGGKHTMNDHLHIGSHSHGQIQVQQLFEDNSNKRTVLTTQPNGLTAVGKAGLPVVPERQLESIHRRQGSSTSLKSMEGMGKVKATPMTPEQAMKQYMQKLTAFEHHEIFSYPEIYFLGPNAKKRQGMTGGPNNGGYDDDQGSYVQVPHDHVAYRYEVLKVIGKGSFGQVVKAYDHKVHQHVALKMVRNEKRFHRQAAEEIRILEHLRKQDKDNTMNVIHMLENFTFRNHICMTFELLSMNLYELIKKNKFQGFSLPLVRKFAHSILQCLDALHKNRIIHCDLKPENILLKQQGRSSIKVIDFGSSCYEHQRVYTYIQSRFYRAPEVILGARYGMPIDMWSLGCILAELLTGYPLLPGEDEGDQLACMIELLGMPSQKLLDASKRAKNFVSSKGYPRYCTVTTLSDGSVVLNGGRSRRGKLRGPPESREWGNALKGCDDPLFLDFLKQCLEWDPAVRMTPGQALRHPWLRRRLPKPPTGEKTAVKRVTDSTGAITSISKLPPPSSSASKLRTNLAQMTDANGNIQQRTVLPKLVS; from the exons ATGTTAGCCAGGAAACCTTCGGCCGCCGCTCCTGCCGCCTACCCGACCG GCCGAGGAGGGGACACCGCCGTTCGCCAGCTTCAGGCTTCCCCGGGGATCGGCGCGGGGGCTCCCCGAAGCGGAGTGGGGACCGGCCCACCCTCTCCCATCGCCCTGCCGCCTCTCCGGGCCAGCAACGCTGCCACCGCAGCCCACACG ATCGGCGGCGGGAAGCACACCATGAATGACCACCTCCACATCGGCAGCCACAGCCACGGACAGATCCAGGTTCAGCAGCTATTCGAGGACAACAGCAACAAGAGGACAGTGCTCACAACGCAGCCCAATGGGCTGACGGCCGTGGGCAAGGCGGGCTTGCCTGTGGTGCCAGAGAGGCAGCTGGAGAGCATCCACAGGCGGCAGGGGAGTTCCACCTCTCTGAAGTCCATGGAAGGCATGGGGAAGGTGAAAGCCACCCCCATGACCCCCGAGCAAGCGATGAAGCAATACATGCAAAAACTCACAGCCTTCGAACACCATGAGATTTTTAGCTACCCTGAAATATATTTCTTGGGTCCAAATGCGAAGAAGCGCCAAGGCATGACAGGTGGACCCAACAACGGTGGTTACGATGACGACCAGGGATCCTATGTGCAGGTGCCCCATGATCACGTGGCTTACAGGTACGAGGTCCTCAAGGTCATTGGGAAGGGGAGCTTTGGGCAGGTAGTCAAGGCCTATGACCACAAAGTCCACCAGCATGTGGCCCTGAAGATGGTGCGGAACGAGAAGCGCTTCCACCGGCAGGCGGCGGAGGAGATCCGGATCTTGGAACACCTACGGAAGCAGGATAAGGACAACACCATGAACGTCATCCACATGCTGGAGAATTTTACCTTCCGCAACCACATCTGCATGACGTTCGAGTTGCTGAGCATGAACCTCTATGAGCTCATCAAGAAGAATAAGTTCCAGGGCTTCAGCCTGCCTCTGGTGCGCAAGTTTGCCCACTCGATTCTACAGTGCTTGGATGCTTTGCACAAAAACAGAATAATCCACTGTGACCTTAAGCCCGAGAACATTTTGTTAAAGCAGCAAGGTAGAAGCAGTATTAAAGTGATTGACTTTGGCTCCAGTTGTTATGAGCACCAGCGGGTCTACACGTACATCCAGTCGCGCTTTTACCGGGCTCCGGAAGTGATCCTTGGAGCCAGGTACGGCATGCCCATTGATATGTGGAGCCTGGGTTGCATCCTCGCAGAACTTCTGACGGGTTATCCTCTCTTGCCTGGGGAGGATGAAGGGGACCAGCTAGCTTGTATGATTGAGCTTTTGGGCATGCCTTCCCAGAAACTCCTGGATGCTTCTAAACGAGCCAAAAATTTCGTGAGCTCCAAGGGTTATCCCCGATACTGTACTGTCACGACTCTTTCGGATGGCTCGGTGGTCCTCAATGGAGGCCGGTCCCGGAGGGGGAAACTGAGAGGTCCACCAGAGAGCAGAGAGTGGGGGAACGCACTGAAGGGATGCGATGATCCTCTTTTCCTTGACTTCTTAAAACAGTGTTTGGAGTGGGATCCCGCAGTCCGCATGACCCCAGGTCAGGCTTTGCGGCACCCCTGGCTCAGGAGGCGTTTGCCAAAGCCTCCGACCGGGGAGAAGACGGCGGTGAAGAGGGTCACGGACAGCACCGGTGCTATCACGTCGATTTCCAAGTTACCTCCACCTTCCAGCTCAGCTTCCAAGCTGAGGACTAATTTGGCACAGATGACAGATGCCAATGGGAATATTCAGCAGAGGACAGTGTTGCCAAAACTCGTTAGCTGA